The proteins below come from a single Vidua macroura isolate BioBank_ID:100142 chromosome 17, ASM2450914v1, whole genome shotgun sequence genomic window:
- the TTI1 gene encoding TELO2-interacting protein 1 homolog translates to MCVAGTRDFSHSARPTSRELCGAGTAASLPAPSGLPGLAPARLRPRVGPPAPGRARGPRSPGMAVFDTPQAAFGALRPVCVQLTRAQTVENVEQLQAHLAGVSGAALQELQEYVLFPLRFALRVPGPKQERLVQSLVQCISSVLAATCVKKQELLQELFSELCTCLAPPPSSGKAAPLSEELKLAVIQALHTLMHSAYGDVILSLYQPSTLPLLGFAVSLLLTLAEQEKAKQIKISALECLQVLVLQCDCQEHRHLDEDEAQQCGDLFASFLPGISITLSRVIAGDIKQGHKTTVSAIRLFYLIVGLVMADKQLARIPKSKEKLPVEHNRISELMIHRGPDWTKSTAEKLSLLLHKVVESSSVHPHWKVRLELVELVHHLLRNCSQSLVDSFSQLLKALVGLVNDENSEVQSRCNKVLQGIAEQRIVAQNRALADVLSENLHSLATALPRLMNSQDDMGKVSTLSLLLGYLKLLGPKINIVLNSVSHLQRLSKALAQVLELDVTDVKIVEARRSGPPGPLQQGVQKGRCQKKYFRFFTEEKVFQLLQQVCRVLGYYGNLYLLVDHFMGLYSESGLYRKQAAMILNELVTGAAGVGVDFLQEREVPVSLDDLRGSITSILDEYMDQANWYLVTSIDTEESSPEQSVQHLGPAVRAGGASSSVLHLSPEPPVTTRTMNSNIWQICIQLEGVGCFAAVLGKEFRLLLLSALYPVLEKAGDRTLLISETALGTLADICEACGYDSVRCLINENSDYLVNGISLNLRQLAYQPRASQVLDTMLRHSDASLLPLVEDVIQDVLSTLDQTYNSQATTFLRVLHSVMTALVQWFGMPSAQEHQQRQTDKGQSRAWSQGQQEVTITSQEVERFFLDYVSQKQIAEGDLPDLEEEEADEVPLAKPEPSCDTEGEAPMPSHAQLARDVMERCIHLLSDGSLRVRLKVLDVLELCVTMLHPHGNHLLPMAHRVWPALVTRLISDDPLAVLRAFKVLCTLAQTCGDFLRQRFSKDVLPKLTSSLLSQAPVSARAGPVYSHTLAFKLQLAVLQGLGSLCEKLDMGENDLNKVADACLIYLSAKQPVKLQEAAQSVFLHLMHVDPDSTWLLLSEVCCPEGYEPPHASLQPVKLSGMGRPRNELTDNVLLLLQRLQQQEGTAPSTSTQEASPS, encoded by the exons ATGTGCGTTGCGGGCACCCGAGACTTTTCTCACAGTGCCCGCCCCACTTCACGGGAGCTTTGTGGCGCTGGTACCGCGGCGTCACTTCCGGCACCCTCAGGGCTGCCCGGCCTGGCCCCAGCACGGCTCCGGCCCCGGGTGGGACCCCCGGCACCGGGCAGGGCCCGCGGCCCCCGGTCCCCCGGCATGGCCGTGTTCGACACCCCGCAGGCGGCGTTCGGGGCGCTGCGCCCCGTCTGCGTGCAGCTGACGCGGGCGCAGACGGTGGAGAACgtggagcagctgcaggcgCACCTGGCCGGGGTGAGCGGCGcggccctgcaggagctgcaggagtaCGTGCTGTTCCCGCTGCGCTTCGCCCTGCGGGTGCCGGGGCCCAAGCAGGAGCGGCTGGTGCAGAGCCTGGTGCAGTGCATCTCCTCCGTGCTTGCGGCGACGTGCGTGaagaagcaggagctgctgcaggagctcttCTCTGAGCTCTGTACCTGCCTCGCTCCCCCTCCCAGCTCGGGCAAAGCCGCCCCGCTGTCCGAGGAGCTGAAGCTGGCTGTGATCCAGGCACTCCACACCCTGATGCATTCGGCTTATGGGGATGTTATCTTGTCTCTGTACCAACCTTCCACCCTTCCGCTCTTAGGATTTGCTGTGTCTTTGCTTCTGACACTTGCAgagcaagaaaaagcaaagcaaatcaaGATCTCTGCTTTGGAGTGCTTGCAGGTCCTGGTTCTGCAGTGTGACTGCCAGGAGCACCGACACCTGGATGAAGATGAGGCACAGCAATGTGGGgatttgtttgcttcttttctgccCGGGATTTCTATTACACTGTCTCGAGTTATTGCTGGAGACATCAAACAAGGTCACAAAACCACCGTTTCTGCCATCAGACTCTTTTATCTGATTGTTGGCTTGGTAATGGCTGACAAACAGCTAGCCAGAATCCCAAAGAGTAAGGAAAAGCTGCCAGTGGAACACAACAGAATATCAGAGCTAATGATCCACAGAGGACCTGACTGGACTAAAAGTACTGCTGAAAAACTCTCTCTTCTCTTGCATAAGGTGGTTGAATCTTCTTCAGTTCACCCCCACTGGAAGGTGAGactggagctggtggagctggtcCACCACTTACTGAGGAACTGCAGTCAGTCACTGGTGGACTCGTTCAGTCAACTCTTAAAGGCTTTGGTTGGGCTGGTTAATGATGAAAACAGCGAAGTCCAGAGCAGGTGTAACAAAGTTCTTCAAGGGATTGCAGAGCAGAGGATTGTGGCACAGAACAGGGCTCTTGCTGATGTCCTCTCTGAGAACCTCCATTCCCTTGCCACAGCTCTTCCCCGCCTGATGAACTCTCAGGATGACATGGGCAAGGTTTCCACACTGAGCTTATTGCTTGGCTACCTGAAGCTGCTGGGCCCCAAGATTAACATTGTCCTCAACTCGGTGTCCCACCTGCAGCGCCTGTCCAAGGCACTGGCGCAGGTTCTGGAGCTGGACGTGACGGATGTGAAGATAGTGGAGGCCCGGCGCTCTGGGCCGCCGGGGCCCTTGCAGCAGGGTGTGCAGAAGGGCAGGTGCCAGAAGAAATATTTCCGCTTCTTCACGGAGGAGAAGGttttccagctccttcagcaAGTGTGTCGTGTTCTTGGCTACTACGGGAACCTCTACTTGCTTGTGGATCACTTCATGGGGCTGTACAGCGAGTCCGGCCTGTACCGAAAGCAGGCAGCCATGATCCTCAACGAGCTGGTCACGGGAGCTGCCGGAGTGGGAGTGGATTTCCTGCAGGAGAGGGAAGTTCCAGTGAGCTTGGATGATCTCAGAGGGTCCATAACGTCCATTCTGGATGAGTACATGGACCAGGCGAACTGGTATTTGGTCACTAGCATTGACACAGAGGAAAGCAGCCCTGAGCAGTCAGTGCAGCACCTGGGGCCCGCTGTGCGTGCGGGAGGGGCATCCAGCAGCGTTCTCCATCTGTCCCCGGAGCCCCCAGTCACAACCCGCACCATGAACAGCAACATCTGGCAGATCTGCATCCAGCTGGAGGGCGTTGGCTGCTTTGCCGCTGTCCTCGGGAAGGAGTtccggctgctgctgctgtcagctctCTACCCTGTGCTGGAAAAGGCTGGTGACAGGACTCTGCTCATCAGCGAgacagcactggggacactggcagACATATGTGAGGCCTGTGGTTACGACTCGGTGCGGTGTTTGATTAATGAGAACTCTGACTATCTGGTGAACGGGATTTCCCTGAATTTGCGCCAGCTGGCGTATCAGCCACGTGCGTCCCAGGTGCTGGACACGATGCTGAGGCATTCAGATGCCAGCTTGCTGCCACTGGTAGAAGATGTAATCCAGGATGTCCTGTCTACGCTAGATCAGACTTACAATAGCCAGGCTACCACCTTCCTCAGGGTCCTCCACTCAGTCATGACTGCTCTAG TGCAGTGGTTTGGAATGCCCAGCGCTCAGGAGCACCAGCAAAGGCAGACTGAcaaggggcagagcagggcttggTCCCAGGGACAACAGGAGGTGACAATCACAAGTCAAGAAGTGGAACGATTCTTCCTTGACTATGTCAGCCAGAAGCAGATCGCAGAGGGGGATCTTCCTgacctggaggaggaggaggcag ATGAGGTTCCCCTTGCTAAGCCAGAGCCCAGCTGTGACACGGAAGGAGAAGCTCCAATGCCAAGCCATGCTCAGCTGGCCAGGGATGTGATGGAGAGGTGCATCCACTTGCTGTCTGACGGGAGCCTCCGAGTGCGGCTGAAG gtcCTGGACGTGCTGGAGCTCTGTGTAACCATGCTGCATCCTCATGGAAACCATCTGCTTCCCATGGCTCACCGTGTCTGGCCAGCTCTCGTCACCCGGCTGATTAGCGACGACCCTCTGGCAGTGCTCAGAGCCTTCAAG GTGCTGTGTACCCTGGCTCAAACATGTGGGGACTTCCTGAGGCAGAGGTTCTCCAAAGATGTCCTGCCCAAGCTGACCAGTTCCCTCCTCAGCCAGGCCCCAGTGAGTGCCAGAGCTGGGCCTGTGTACAGCCACACACTGGCTTTCAAgctgcagctggctgtgctgcagggcctgggctCTCTCTGTGAGAAGCTGGACATGG GCGAGAATGACCTGAATAAAGTGGCAGATGCCTGCCTGATTTACCTCAGTGCCAAGCAACCTGTGAAACTGCAAGAAGCTGCCCAGAG TGTTTTCCTGCACTTGATGCACGTGGACCCTGACAGcacctggctgctcctgagTGAGGTGTGCTGCCCCGAGGGGTACGAGCCCCCCCACGCCAGCCTGCAGCCGGTGAAGCTCAGCGGGATGGGGCGGCCACGGAACGAGCTCACGGACAacgtgctgctcctgctccagaggctgcagcagcaggagggcacagctcccagcaccagcacgCAGGAGGCATCTCCTTCCTGA